The following proteins are encoded in a genomic region of Alistipes shahii WAL 8301:
- a CDS encoding MarC family protein, translating to MLKEGFLFTFISAFMALFPVANPVGAGFLVNGLLSGLNDEDRRSIIRRIVTDYLLVGLGSLAVGHFVLSLFGLSLPVIQLGGGLLICRTALQWLGDSDSSVGRTQGKDVNPIHKSAIESQIFYPITFPISIGPGSVSVILTLMASVSMKNGWARGLLSYAIIALVIVLMCLILYLFLSQGERIIRKIGNSGSIVINKMVAFFTFCVGVQIVVTGIAKLFNLHV from the coding sequence ATGTTAAAGGAAGGGTTTCTGTTCACGTTCATATCCGCCTTCATGGCGCTGTTCCCGGTGGCCAACCCGGTGGGAGCCGGATTCCTGGTCAACGGACTGCTGTCGGGGCTGAACGACGAGGACCGCAGGTCGATCATCCGCAGAATCGTCACCGACTATCTGCTCGTCGGGCTGGGCAGCCTGGCCGTGGGGCATTTCGTGCTGTCGCTTTTCGGGCTTTCGCTCCCGGTCATCCAGCTGGGCGGAGGACTGCTGATCTGCCGCACCGCCCTGCAATGGCTCGGCGATTCGGACTCCTCGGTGGGACGGACGCAGGGCAAGGACGTCAACCCCATTCACAAATCGGCCATCGAGTCGCAGATCTTCTACCCGATCACCTTTCCCATCAGCATCGGCCCGGGCAGCGTCTCGGTCATCCTGACGCTGATGGCGTCGGTCAGCATGAAGAACGGCTGGGCGCGGGGCCTGCTCTCCTACGCGATCATCGCGCTGGTCATCGTACTGATGTGCCTGATACTTTATCTGTTCCTGTCGCAGGGCGAACGGATCATCCGCAAAATCGGCAACAGCGGCAGCATCGTCATCAACAAGATGGTCGCCTTCTTCACCTTCTGCGTCGGCGTCCAGATCGTCGTGACGGGCATCGCCAAGCTGTTCAACCTGCATGTCTGA
- a CDS encoding TIGR03915 family putative DNA repair protein has product MLVFRYDKSFDGLLSALFDAYSMRAFPEALIGPGEPEPLFTERVHDVATDEAHAGRVWRGLERRLTARTRSMFVYAWHGEQPQGDLLMLRCLRRVFDEGGGVVADQADPDMKSLFQLALKVSHERERLKQFVRLQKAADGTYFAAVTPEHDALPLAVDYFTDRFADQRWLIYDRRRDCGYYYDGHTARCVTLEDDRGMIADKLADEWLAEDERQFQLLWKNYFRALAIPQRINERQQRRMMPRRYWKHLTEME; this is encoded by the coding sequence ATGCTGGTTTTCCGATATGACAAATCCTTCGACGGGCTGCTGTCGGCCCTGTTCGATGCCTACTCGATGCGGGCGTTTCCCGAGGCGCTGATCGGCCCCGGGGAACCCGAACCGCTTTTTACGGAGCGCGTCCACGACGTTGCGACCGACGAGGCGCATGCCGGCCGTGTGTGGCGGGGACTGGAACGGCGGCTGACCGCCCGCACCCGTTCGATGTTCGTCTATGCCTGGCACGGGGAGCAGCCGCAGGGCGACCTGCTGATGCTGCGCTGTCTGCGCCGCGTTTTCGACGAGGGCGGAGGCGTCGTGGCCGACCAGGCCGATCCCGACATGAAGTCCCTTTTCCAGTTGGCGCTCAAGGTCTCCCACGAGCGGGAACGTCTCAAACAGTTCGTCCGCCTCCAGAAAGCCGCCGACGGGACCTATTTCGCCGCCGTCACGCCCGAGCACGACGCCCTGCCGTTGGCGGTGGACTATTTCACCGACCGTTTCGCCGACCAGCGGTGGCTGATCTACGACAGGCGGCGCGATTGCGGCTACTATTACGACGGGCATACGGCGCGGTGCGTCACGCTGGAGGACGACCGGGGAATGATCGCCGACAAACTTGCCGACGAATGGCTCGCCGAGGACGAGCGGCAGTTTCAGCTGCTGTGGAAAAACTATTTCCGGGCGCTGGCGATCCCCCAGCGCATCAACGAACGCCAGCAGCGCCGTATGATGCCCCGTCGTTACTGGAAGCATCTGACTGAAATGGAGTGA
- a CDS encoding putative DNA modification/repair radical SAM protein has protein sequence MKETVLEKLKVLAESAKYDVSCASSGVTRKHRAGGVGSAAGWGICHSFTADGRCVSLLKIMLTNVCIYDCAYCINRRSNDIPRAAFTPGELAELTIEFYRRNYIEGLFLSSGVVRDPDYTMERMVRVARDLRTVHRFNGYIHLKSIPGASRELVAEAGRYADRMSVNIEIPTERNLQLLAPDKNYESIYRPMSYIQQGVLQSAEERTRFRHAPRFAPAGQSTQMIVGATDESDRDILLLSSALYGRPTMKRVYYSGFIPVNPYDKRLPALDKAPLVRENRLYQADWLMRFYGFRAEEIADEQTPRLDLDIDPKLAWALRNPAFFPVDVNRADYEALLRVPGIGVKSARLIVSSRRYRTLTQQSLRQIGVVMKKAQYFISCRELTAGQGVNELRPEQVRRLLTAPQRRKTGNNEGQLTLF, from the coding sequence ATGAAGGAGACGGTGCTCGAAAAACTCAAGGTGCTGGCCGAGTCGGCCAAATACGACGTTTCGTGCGCTTCGAGCGGCGTGACGCGCAAGCATCGTGCGGGCGGGGTGGGCAGCGCCGCGGGGTGGGGCATCTGCCACTCCTTCACGGCCGACGGACGCTGCGTCTCGCTGCTGAAGATCATGCTCACCAACGTCTGCATCTACGACTGCGCCTACTGCATCAACCGCCGCAGCAACGACATTCCGCGCGCCGCCTTCACGCCGGGCGAACTGGCCGAACTGACCATCGAGTTCTATCGCCGCAACTACATCGAGGGGCTTTTCCTCTCGTCGGGCGTCGTCCGCGATCCCGACTATACGATGGAGCGCATGGTCCGCGTGGCCCGCGACCTGCGCACGGTGCACCGTTTCAACGGGTACATCCATCTGAAGAGCATTCCCGGTGCCAGCCGCGAACTGGTGGCCGAGGCCGGACGCTACGCCGACCGCATGAGCGTCAACATCGAAATCCCGACCGAACGCAACCTGCAATTGCTGGCTCCCGACAAGAATTACGAAAGCATCTACCGCCCGATGAGCTACATCCAGCAGGGGGTGCTCCAGAGCGCCGAGGAGCGTACGCGCTTCCGCCATGCGCCCCGCTTCGCTCCTGCCGGGCAGAGCACGCAGATGATCGTCGGGGCCACGGACGAGAGCGACCGCGACATCCTGCTGCTCTCGTCGGCCCTCTACGGACGGCCCACGATGAAGCGGGTCTACTACTCGGGCTTCATTCCCGTCAATCCCTACGACAAGCGGCTTCCGGCGCTCGACAAGGCGCCGCTCGTGCGCGAGAACCGGCTCTACCAGGCCGACTGGCTGATGCGTTTCTACGGGTTCCGCGCCGAGGAGATCGCCGACGAGCAGACGCCCCGGCTGGATCTCGACATCGACCCCAAGCTGGCCTGGGCTTTGCGGAATCCCGCGTTTTTTCCTGTCGATGTCAACCGTGCGGACTACGAGGCTCTGCTGCGCGTGCCGGGCATCGGGGTCAAGTCGGCCCGGCTGATCGTCTCCTCGCGCCGCTACCGGACGCTGACGCAGCAGTCGCTGCGGCAGATCGGCGTGGTGATGAAGAAGGCGCAGTATTTCATCAGCTGCCGGGAACTTACTGCGGGGCAGGGCGTCAACGAACTGCGCCCCGAGCAGGTGCGCCGCCTGCTGACCGCTCCGCAGCGGCGGAAAACGGGTAATAACGAAGGCCAACTGACCCTTTTCTGA
- a CDS encoding RNA recognition motif domain-containing protein, which yields MNIYVSHLSWGTSSEGLGNLFMQFGEVASANVITDRETGRSRGFGFVEMPNEEEGQKAIDQLNGTSFEGQTITVNVARPREERSSGGYGGNRGGGYGGNRGGGYGGNGGGYGRNRY from the coding sequence ATGAACATTTATGTTTCGCATCTGAGCTGGGGCACGAGCAGTGAGGGCTTAGGAAATTTATTCATGCAGTTCGGCGAAGTAGCGTCGGCTAACGTTATTACCGACCGGGAGACGGGCCGTTCGCGCGGTTTCGGCTTCGTCGAGATGCCCAATGAGGAAGAGGGTCAGAAGGCCATCGACCAGCTCAACGGAACCAGCTTCGAGGGTCAGACGATCACGGTCAACGTGGCTCGTCCCCGCGAGGAGCGCTCTTCGGGCGGCTACGGCGGCAATCGCGGAGGCGGTTACGGCGGCAACCGTGGCGGAGGCTACGGCGGCAACGGCGGCGGTTACGGTCGCAACCGGTACTAA